In Ruminococcaceae bacterium BL-6, a genomic segment contains:
- a CDS encoding protein of unknown function (Evidence 5 : Unknown function) has translation MTFPMNMEITIPQEDPVRLVSAQLEELDYRKLYRAYSSQGRKSAAEPRILFEVLVYGYLCGIYSTRKLEEACRKRVDFMWLLQGEPVPDYSTFARFRTGRTKDTVEDLFYQFVRRLEEMGETEHDEVFIDGTKIESRANRYTFVWRKTTEKHLGKVREAVRQEYFQTTAYYRCEDCSGCPCREACCKAKDDSPKELRIQTDLLRLSGRSQRNIETERGITLRVNRSIQVEGAFGVLKIQTFPYLRPG, from the coding sequence TTGACGTTTCCGATGAATATGGAAATTACGATACCACAGGAGGATCCGGTACGGCTTGTCAGCGCCCAGCTTGAGGAACTGGATTACAGGAAACTGTACCGCGCCTATTCTTCGCAAGGAAGAAAATCGGCGGCCGAACCCCGGATTCTCTTTGAAGTATTGGTGTACGGCTATCTGTGCGGCATCTATTCGACCCGCAAGCTGGAGGAAGCCTGCCGAAAACGCGTGGACTTCATGTGGCTGCTGCAGGGGGAGCCGGTGCCGGACTACAGCACGTTTGCACGGTTTCGCACCGGACGTACGAAAGACACAGTGGAAGATCTGTTTTACCAGTTTGTCCGGCGGCTGGAGGAAATGGGCGAAACGGAGCACGACGAGGTGTTTATCGACGGCACCAAGATAGAGAGCCGGGCAAACCGGTATACGTTTGTCTGGCGCAAAACGACGGAAAAACATCTGGGCAAGGTGCGGGAAGCAGTCCGGCAGGAATATTTCCAGACGACGGCATACTACCGGTGCGAAGACTGTTCCGGCTGCCCGTGCCGAGAGGCCTGCTGCAAAGCGAAAGACGACAGCCCGAAGGAACTGAGAATCCAGACAGACCTGCTCCGGCTCAGCGGCCGTTCCCAACGGAACATCGAAACCGAACGGGGAATTACGCTTCGCGTCAACCGCTCCATTCAGGTGGAAGGCGCTTTTGGTGTTTTGAAAATTCAAACGTTTCCTTACCTGCGGCCGGGCTAA
- a CDS encoding Cell division protein ZapA: MNKNRIRLNICGAECTITSEDSENYVLSLGNEVEESIKDIMDKNDRVSLTLAAILAALNFCDESHKSVATADNLRSQIKDYLEDSSRSRLEADEARREIERMKREIQTLRARLSGGDSAEPAAAPARPAAPNVQTGTYSRPQTPAHPAKTGAPGKPDQDGFMSFFEKKDSD; the protein is encoded by the coding sequence ATGAACAAAAACAGAATCAGACTGAATATTTGCGGCGCCGAGTGTACCATTACCTCAGAAGATTCCGAAAACTACGTCCTCTCGCTTGGAAACGAAGTGGAGGAATCCATCAAGGATATCATGGACAAAAACGACCGCGTCTCGCTGACCCTGGCGGCCATCCTCGCGGCGCTCAATTTCTGCGACGAATCGCACAAATCGGTCGCGACGGCGGACAACCTCCGCTCGCAGATCAAAGATTATCTGGAGGATTCCTCGCGCAGCCGCCTGGAAGCAGACGAAGCCCGGCGGGAAATCGAGCGCATGAAGCGCGAAATCCAGACCCTGCGCGCCCGGCTTTCGGGCGGGGACTCCGCCGAGCCAGCCGCGGCGCCCGCAAGGCCCGCCGCCCCGAACGTGCAGACCGGAACCTACTCGCGCCCGCAGACGCCCGCGCATCCCGCAAAGACGGGCGCCCCCGGGAAGCCCGATCAGGATGGCTTCATGAGCTTCTTTGAAAAGAAGGATTCCGACTGA
- a CDS encoding Neopullulanase, which yields MFQSRDPVFKNPVGAVAAGTNLHFKITLPRSLRCSAATLKIARDGAEAADRGMFWCGMNGGDAEWWECDFAPEKSGLYFYTFQLSTARGTLGLSRGAGGEGVLSGGGSWQQTVYGPGGDAPGWLAGGILYQIFPDRFFASGRPKRGVPGDRAIHKTWGEMPGWRPDERGQITNQDYFGGDLPGIREKLPYLKSLGVTCLYLNPIFEAHSNHRYNTADYTKIDPLLGTERDFRELCAEAGRMGIRVLVDGVFSHTGSDSVYFNREGRYPGPGAFQSQGSPYFSWYRFFRWPDSYECWWNFETLPNVEEASPSYRKYICGEEGVARRWLKAGASGWRLDVADELPDLFLDGFSAAVKKEKPDAVVLGEVWEDASNKTAYGRRRRYLLGGQLDSVMNYPFRNAVLGFLTGKNPADMMEIVLSIQENYPPQVLHSLMNLIGTHDTERALTVLGAGPAGGRSREWQSAQSLSPDERRLGLLRLRLAAAMQYTLPGVPCIYYGDEAGMEGYRDPFNRKCYPWGHEDAFLIAWYRMLGALRRKNADALARGPLAPICAQGGCMAYERRGERLRLLCAFNADGEPAEIRVPPEWDDAMPELGGRPENGALTLNPFGCAVLRLHIGG from the coding sequence ATGTTTCAGTCGCGGGACCCCGTCTTTAAAAACCCGGTAGGAGCGGTTGCGGCGGGGACGAATCTTCATTTTAAAATCACGCTCCCCCGTTCCCTGCGCTGTTCCGCGGCGACCCTGAAAATCGCGCGCGACGGGGCCGAAGCGGCCGACCGTGGCATGTTCTGGTGCGGGATGAACGGCGGGGACGCCGAATGGTGGGAATGCGATTTCGCGCCGGAAAAGAGCGGGCTGTATTTTTACACCTTTCAGCTCTCGACCGCGCGCGGGACGCTCGGGCTTTCGCGCGGGGCCGGCGGAGAAGGGGTGCTTTCCGGCGGCGGCTCGTGGCAGCAGACCGTCTACGGCCCGGGCGGGGATGCGCCCGGCTGGCTTGCCGGAGGAATCCTGTACCAGATCTTCCCGGACCGGTTCTTCGCCTCGGGCCGGCCGAAGCGCGGCGTCCCGGGCGACCGCGCCATCCACAAAACGTGGGGCGAAATGCCCGGGTGGCGGCCCGACGAGCGCGGGCAGATCACGAATCAGGATTATTTCGGCGGCGATCTGCCCGGGATCCGGGAAAAGCTCCCTTATCTGAAATCGCTCGGCGTCACCTGCCTTTATCTGAATCCCATTTTCGAGGCTCATTCCAACCATCGCTACAATACGGCGGATTATACGAAGATCGACCCCCTGCTCGGCACGGAACGGGATTTCCGGGAGCTTTGCGCCGAAGCGGGCCGCATGGGGATCCGCGTGCTCGTGGACGGCGTGTTCAGCCACACGGGCAGCGACAGCGTCTATTTCAACCGCGAGGGGCGCTACCCCGGGCCGGGCGCGTTCCAGTCGCAGGGCTCCCCGTATTTCAGCTGGTACCGTTTCTTCCGGTGGCCGGACAGCTACGAGTGCTGGTGGAATTTCGAGACCCTGCCGAACGTGGAGGAGGCGAGCCCTTCTTACCGGAAGTATATCTGCGGTGAAGAGGGCGTGGCGCGCCGCTGGCTGAAGGCGGGGGCCTCCGGATGGCGGCTGGATGTGGCCGATGAGCTGCCCGACCTGTTCCTCGACGGGTTTTCCGCCGCCGTCAAGAAGGAAAAGCCGGATGCCGTGGTGCTGGGCGAAGTGTGGGAGGATGCTTCCAACAAGACGGCGTACGGGCGCCGGCGCCGGTATCTTCTGGGCGGCCAGCTCGACAGCGTCATGAATTATCCGTTCCGCAATGCGGTTCTGGGGTTCCTGACCGGAAAAAATCCGGCGGACATGATGGAGATCGTTCTGAGCATTCAGGAAAATTATCCGCCGCAGGTGCTCCACAGCCTGATGAATCTGATCGGCACGCACGACACGGAGCGCGCGCTGACGGTGCTTGGCGCTGGCCCCGCGGGCGGCCGCAGCCGCGAATGGCAGAGCGCGCAGAGCCTTTCCCCGGATGAGCGTCGGCTGGGGCTGCTCCGGCTCCGCCTTGCCGCCGCGATGCAGTATACCCTGCCCGGCGTCCCCTGCATCTATTACGGGGACGAGGCCGGGATGGAGGGATACCGCGACCCCTTCAACCGCAAATGCTACCCTTGGGGGCACGAGGATGCGTTCCTGATCGCGTGGTACCGGATGCTCGGCGCTTTGCGCCGGAAAAATGCGGATGCCCTCGCGCGCGGCCCGCTTGCGCCGATTTGCGCGCAGGGCGGATGCATGGCGTACGAGCGGCGCGGGGAGCGCCTGCGCCTTCTGTGCGCGTTCAACGCGGACGGGGAGCCGGCGGAAATCCGCGTTCCGCCCGAATGGGACGACGCCATGCCCGAGCTGGGCGGCCGGCCCGAAAACGGGGCTCTGACGCTCAACCCGTTCGGATGCGCGGTCCTCCGGCTCCATATCGGTGGCTAA
- a CDS encoding protein of unknown function (Evidence 5 : Unknown function) — MGYNLKKLWAKCNAGRLKTHLFCVKKE; from the coding sequence TTGGGGTACAATCTGAAAAAGCTGTGGGCAAAATGCAACGCAGGACGTCTGAAAACACATTTATTCTGTGTCAAAAAAGAATAG
- a CDS encoding Peptidase U32: MEKIEILSPAGSPDSLLAAVRAGADAVYLGASAFSARAAAKNFDDDALRQAAEFCHARGVKVYLAVNTLILQDELPRALALIQYACSLPVDALIVQDMGLVRLLRRCAPSLRLNASTQMSVTSPAGVRALAALGVSRVVLARELSLREIAEIRRGAGNRPIELEVFVHGALCMSVSGQCYFSSVLGSRSGNRGMCAQPCRLPFSVPGGTGHDLSLKDLSMIARIGELKSAGADSAKIEGRMKRPEYVAAATAACRLSADGEAVPPELTHNLSAVFSRSGFTTGYPDGRLGRDMFGIRSKEDVTGATKAVFSGLHELYREERPAVPVRFSLRVCAGEPVTLAARDEEGNLARASDSSPEPAVHRAVDEARCAEQLRKTGGTPFFARDIRCEIGEGLALPVSRLNRLRRDALEQLETLRSHREPVPFSSPAPGDLFPGPHHAGPMRLRARFQTAGSVPDCARACELIYLPVSAPEQDFVSLRGRGFSVAAELPRGIFGTEDALRKKLERLNGLGFSGVWAGTVGAAALGREAGMTVHGGFSLNLVNTPALEWAREFGLADTELSFELTLEKAAELGGDLPRGLVLYGRLPLMLCRNCPGANAPGGCAKCGKDARLTDRRGTEFPILCGNGCSEVLNSVPLYMADRMDEIRSQDFGVLRFSVENSVEIEEIFRNYLALSPVEKPKGQWTRGLYYRGIE; this comes from the coding sequence ATGGAAAAAATAGAAATCCTTTCCCCCGCCGGCTCCCCGGATTCTTTACTGGCCGCCGTGCGCGCGGGCGCCGACGCGGTCTATCTGGGCGCAAGCGCCTTTTCCGCCCGCGCGGCCGCCAAAAATTTCGATGATGATGCGCTGCGGCAGGCAGCCGAATTCTGTCACGCGCGCGGCGTGAAGGTGTATCTCGCCGTGAACACGCTGATTTTGCAGGATGAGCTGCCGCGGGCGCTTGCCCTCATCCAATACGCGTGCTCGCTTCCGGTGGATGCGCTGATCGTTCAGGACATGGGTTTGGTGCGCCTGCTGCGCCGGTGCGCGCCGTCCCTTCGGCTGAACGCCTCCACCCAGATGTCCGTCACCTCGCCCGCCGGCGTCCGCGCGCTCGCGGCGCTCGGCGTTTCCCGCGTGGTGCTGGCGCGCGAGCTTTCCCTGCGCGAAATCGCGGAGATCCGCCGCGGCGCCGGGAACCGCCCCATCGAGCTGGAGGTGTTCGTCCACGGGGCATTGTGCATGTCCGTTTCGGGGCAGTGCTATTTCAGCTCGGTGCTCGGCTCACGCAGCGGAAATCGGGGGATGTGCGCCCAGCCGTGCCGGCTGCCGTTCTCGGTGCCGGGCGGCACGGGGCACGACCTGAGCCTGAAGGACCTTTCGATGATCGCGCGCATCGGCGAGCTGAAAAGCGCCGGCGCGGACAGCGCCAAAATAGAGGGGCGCATGAAACGCCCCGAATACGTCGCGGCCGCCACCGCCGCGTGCCGCCTTTCGGCGGACGGCGAAGCGGTGCCCCCGGAGCTGACCCATAACCTTTCCGCGGTCTTTTCCCGCTCCGGCTTTACGACCGGATACCCGGACGGCAGGCTTGGCCGGGACATGTTCGGAATCCGCTCGAAGGAGGATGTGACCGGGGCGACGAAGGCCGTCTTTTCCGGGCTGCACGAGCTTTACCGGGAAGAACGTCCCGCCGTCCCGGTCCGGTTCTCCCTGCGCGTATGCGCCGGGGAGCCGGTGACGCTGGCCGCGCGGGATGAGGAGGGCAACCTTGCCCGGGCGTCGGACAGTTCCCCCGAGCCGGCGGTGCACCGCGCCGTCGACGAAGCGCGGTGCGCAGAGCAGCTTCGGAAAACGGGCGGCACCCCGTTCTTTGCGCGGGACATCCGCTGTGAGATCGGGGAGGGCCTTGCCCTGCCGGTCTCCCGGCTGAACCGCCTGCGCCGCGATGCGCTGGAACAGCTGGAAACGCTCCGCTCGCACCGGGAGCCGGTGCCGTTTTCCTCCCCCGCGCCCGGGGACCTGTTCCCCGGGCCGCACCATGCGGGGCCCATGCGGCTGCGCGCGCGGTTCCAAACGGCGGGGAGCGTGCCCGACTGCGCCCGGGCCTGCGAGCTGATCTATCTTCCGGTTTCGGCCCCCGAGCAGGATTTCGTTTCGCTGCGCGGGCGCGGCTTTTCGGTCGCCGCCGAGCTGCCGCGCGGCATCTTCGGCACGGAAGACGCGCTGCGCAAAAAGCTGGAACGGCTGAACGGGCTCGGCTTTTCCGGGGTGTGGGCGGGCACGGTCGGCGCGGCGGCGCTCGGGCGCGAAGCCGGGATGACGGTGCACGGCGGCTTTTCGCTGAACCTGGTGAACACCCCCGCGCTGGAATGGGCGCGGGAATTTGGCCTTGCGGACACCGAGCTCTCGTTTGAGCTGACGCTGGAAAAGGCCGCGGAGCTCGGCGGCGATCTGCCGCGCGGGCTTGTCCTTTACGGCCGCCTGCCGCTGATGCTGTGCCGCAACTGCCCCGGTGCGAACGCGCCCGGCGGCTGCGCCAAGTGCGGCAAAGACGCGCGCCTGACCGACCGGCGCGGAACCGAGTTCCCCATCCTGTGCGGGAACGGATGCAGCGAGGTGCTGAACTCCGTTCCGCTTTACATGGCGGACCGGATGGATGAAATCCGTTCGCAGGATTTCGGGGTTTTGCGCTTTTCTGTGGAAAACTCTGTTGAAATTGAGGAAATCTTTCGGAATTATCTTGCTTTGTCCCCTGTGGAAAAACCAAAAGGCCAATGGACCCGCGGCCTTTATTACCGGGGGATCGAATAA
- the glgP gene encoding Glycogen phosphorylase yields MNFQQPVKQVQEQIREKLSHDLSIDWQEATDEQYYKAVALIVRDLLAKRRKQCMDRAEKEHAKTVYYLCMEFLLGRSLKNNLFNLGIEEEFREALSGMGVKLDSLYEQEPDAGLGNGGLGRLAACFLDALATGGYPAMGYSLRYEYGIFRQKLVDGWQTELPDFWLPGGQVWLQEMPERSVEVHFDGHIEESWNNQYHIVNHKDYTRVIAVPYDMYVSGMDGRGVSRLRVWAATSADFDMKLFNGGDYLRAMEQDAMAEVITKVLYPDDNHLEGKSLRLTQQYFLVSATIQDIIRRHLSQYSTLDNLPECAAIHLNDTHPVLAIPEMMRVMLDECGYGWDQAWNITTRTIAYTNHTVMSEALECWGVDLFRMRLPRIYQIVEEINRRFCAQMHAKGVDGYQVGRMAPLNDGYVKMANLAVVSAHSVNGVSRLHSDILKNSVFHDFYTEMPEKFRNVTNGIAHRRWLNQSDPELASLLTGLIGDGYIRDASQLKGLLRFRDDASVLEKMAQVRRHNKERLAQYVRKNNGIEIDPDSIFDAQVKRLHEYKRQHLNALHILALYQWLRDNPNADFTPRTYLFGAKAAPGYYLAKQIIRFIVDLGNAINKDPRVNRKLKVVYLEDYRVTLAELLIPAADISEQISLAGTEASGTSNMKFMINGAVTLGTLDGANVEIREAVGDGNILLFGMTAPQVRERKKNGYFPGNIYRDNPVIHSAVDEMERGFSGVKFTEIASSLRQSDPYMVLADYDDYARAQKESAEIYRDRKRWFRMGLVNIANAGRFAADRAIREYADDIWDARPVSEERPAKFFTGKTPFGKNG; encoded by the coding sequence ATGAACTTTCAGCAGCCTGTAAAGCAGGTACAGGAACAGATCCGGGAGAAGCTGTCGCACGATTTGAGCATCGACTGGCAGGAAGCGACCGACGAACAGTATTATAAGGCGGTCGCGCTGATCGTGCGCGATCTTCTGGCAAAAAGGCGCAAGCAGTGCATGGACAGGGCGGAGAAGGAGCACGCGAAAACCGTTTACTATCTTTGTATGGAATTCCTGCTCGGCCGTTCCCTGAAAAACAATCTTTTCAATCTGGGGATCGAGGAGGAGTTCCGCGAGGCGCTTTCCGGTATGGGCGTAAAGCTGGATTCGCTTTACGAGCAGGAGCCGGATGCCGGCCTGGGGAACGGCGGGCTGGGCCGGCTTGCGGCCTGTTTCCTGGATGCGCTCGCGACGGGGGGCTACCCGGCCATGGGGTATTCCCTCCGCTACGAGTACGGCATTTTCCGGCAGAAGCTGGTGGATGGCTGGCAGACCGAGCTGCCCGATTTCTGGCTGCCCGGCGGCCAGGTGTGGCTTCAGGAGATGCCCGAGCGCTCGGTGGAGGTCCATTTCGACGGCCACATCGAGGAAAGCTGGAACAACCAGTATCATATCGTGAACCATAAGGATTACACCAGGGTGATCGCGGTGCCTTACGACATGTACGTTTCCGGCATGGATGGGCGCGGCGTCAGCAGGCTGCGTGTTTGGGCCGCCACCTCCGCCGATTTCGACATGAAGCTCTTCAACGGCGGCGACTATCTGCGCGCCATGGAGCAGGACGCCATGGCCGAGGTCATCACGAAGGTGCTGTACCCCGACGACAACCACCTCGAGGGGAAAAGCCTTCGCCTGACCCAGCAGTACTTTCTGGTTTCCGCCACGATCCAGGACATCATCCGGCGACACCTTTCGCAGTACAGCACGCTCGACAACCTGCCGGAATGCGCGGCGATCCACCTGAACGACACCCACCCCGTCCTTGCGATCCCCGAAATGATGCGCGTGATGCTGGACGAATGCGGATACGGGTGGGATCAGGCGTGGAACATCACGACCCGCACGATCGCCTATACCAATCACACCGTGATGAGCGAGGCGCTGGAATGCTGGGGCGTCGATCTGTTCAGGATGCGCCTGCCCCGCATCTATCAGATCGTGGAGGAGATCAACCGCCGTTTCTGCGCGCAGATGCACGCGAAAGGGGTGGACGGTTATCAGGTGGGCCGCATGGCCCCGCTGAACGACGGCTATGTGAAGATGGCGAACCTGGCGGTGGTCAGCGCCCATTCGGTGAACGGCGTTTCCCGGCTGCACAGCGATATTCTGAAAAACTCCGTGTTCCATGATTTTTATACCGAAATGCCCGAAAAATTCCGGAACGTCACGAACGGCATCGCGCACCGGCGCTGGCTGAACCAGTCGGATCCGGAGCTCGCATCCCTCCTCACCGGGCTGATCGGCGACGGCTATATCCGCGACGCGTCGCAGCTCAAGGGGCTGCTGCGGTTCCGGGACGACGCCTCCGTGCTGGAAAAGATGGCGCAGGTCAGGCGGCACAATAAAGAGCGCCTGGCCCAATACGTCAGGAAGAACAACGGGATCGAAATCGACCCCGACTCTATCTTCGACGCGCAGGTCAAGCGGCTGCACGAATACAAGCGCCAGCACCTGAACGCGCTTCACATCCTGGCCCTTTATCAGTGGCTGCGCGACAACCCCAACGCGGATTTTACGCCGCGCACCTATCTTTTCGGCGCCAAGGCCGCGCCGGGCTATTATCTGGCAAAGCAGATCATCCGCTTTATCGTGGATCTCGGGAATGCCATCAACAAGGACCCCCGCGTCAACCGGAAGCTGAAGGTCGTGTATCTGGAGGATTACCGCGTCACGCTCGCCGAGCTGCTGATCCCGGCCGCGGATATCAGCGAGCAGATTTCGCTCGCGGGAACCGAGGCTTCCGGCACCAGCAACATGAAATTCATGATCAACGGCGCCGTGACGCTCGGGACGCTGGACGGCGCGAACGTGGAGATCCGCGAGGCGGTGGGCGACGGCAATATCCTGCTGTTCGGCATGACCGCGCCGCAGGTGCGCGAGCGGAAGAAAAACGGATATTTCCCGGGTAATATTTACCGCGACAATCCGGTGATCCACAGCGCCGTGGACGAGATGGAAAGGGGCTTTTCCGGCGTGAAGTTCACCGAGATCGCCTCATCCCTGCGCCAGAGCGACCCGTATATGGTGCTGGCGGATTACGACGACTATGCCCGGGCGCAGAAAGAGTCGGCGGAAATTTACCGCGACCGCAAACGCTGGTTCCGGATGGGGCTGGTCAATATCGCGAACGCGGGGCGTTTTGCGGCCGACCGGGCGATCCGCGAGTATGCGGATGACATCTGGGATGCAAGGCCCGTGTCCGAAGAGCGCCCGGCAAAATTTTTCACCGGGAAAACGCCGTTCGGCAAAAACGGATAA
- a CDS encoding XRE family transcriptional regulator translates to MFKNKNADGTLNLCGNKITELRKERDLSQRALADQMQLRGLDLNKNAIQQIESGQRFVTDIELKAFAGFFEVATDELVDK, encoded by the coding sequence ATGTTTAAAAATAAAAATGCAGACGGAACATTAAATCTGTGCGGTAACAAAATTACAGAATTACGCAAAGAAAGGGACTTATCTCAACGTGCCTTAGCGGATCAGATGCAGCTGAGGGGTCTGGATTTAAACAAAAATGCGATTCAGCAAATTGAAAGCGGTCAGCGTTTTGTCACAGATATTGAGCTAAAAGCTTTTGCGGGCTTTTTTGAGGTAGCCACAGACGAATTGGTGGATAAATAA
- the dut gene encoding Deoxyuridine 5'-triphosphate nucleotidohydrolase, with product MKSIKIKKVRPGARIPHRATPGSAGLDLSACLDEPFTLAPGERALIPTGIAAELPDENCAALIYARSGLAVKHGVALSNGVGVVDSDYRGELRVGLCNLGKEPYTIQPGERIAQLVVSPVLPLPVEEAGELAETDRGSGGFGSTGKA from the coding sequence ATGAAATCGATCAAAATCAAAAAAGTGCGCCCCGGCGCCCGCATTCCCCATCGCGCGACGCCCGGCTCCGCCGGGCTCGACCTTTCCGCCTGCCTGGATGAGCCGTTCACCCTGGCCCCGGGCGAGCGGGCGCTCATCCCCACCGGGATCGCCGCCGAGCTGCCGGATGAAAACTGCGCCGCGCTGATTTACGCGCGCAGCGGCCTTGCCGTGAAGCACGGCGTCGCGCTGTCGAACGGCGTCGGCGTCGTCGACAGCGACTACCGCGGGGAGCTCCGCGTGGGGCTGTGCAACCTTGGCAAAGAGCCGTACACGATCCAGCCGGGCGAGCGCATCGCCCAGCTGGTGGTCAGCCCCGTCCTTCCGCTGCCGGTGGAGGAAGCCGGCGAGCTTGCGGAAACGGACCGGGGCAGCGGCGGCTTCGGTTCCACCGGAAAAGCCTGA
- the metK gene encoding S-adenosylmethionine synthetase (Evidence 2a : Function from experimental evidences in other organisms; PubMedId : 8755891, 10094622, 12910260, 16672621, 18634909; Product type e : enzyme): protein MRRHTFTSESVTEGHPDKVCDQISDAVLDAILKDDPEGRVACETVCNTGLVLVTGEITTKSYIDIPSIVRSTLTDIGYNKSDYGIDGTHAAVITAIEEQSPDIALGVDQAFEARQGAETGDDIESIGAGDQGMMFGFACSETPELMPLPISLAHKLAKQLASVRKTGVIPYLRPDGKTQVTVEYEGDRPVRVDTIVISAQHDPQATLAQIKDDLMEHVVRTVVPGELLDAKTKYFINPTGRFVLGGPAVDSGLTGRKIIVDTYGGYARHGGGAFSGKDPTKVDRSAAYAARYIAKNIVAAGLADKCELEIAYAIGVARPVSVLVNTFGTNKIDEQKIERLVVENFDLRPAAIIKRLDLRRPIYRSLAAYGHMGREDLGVSFEKTDAADLLKRGI, encoded by the coding sequence ATGAGAAGACACACATTTACATCCGAATCCGTAACGGAAGGGCACCCGGACAAGGTATGCGACCAGATTTCAGACGCCGTGCTGGACGCCATCCTGAAAGACGACCCGGAAGGGCGCGTCGCCTGTGAAACGGTCTGCAATACCGGCCTTGTGCTCGTAACGGGTGAAATCACGACAAAAAGCTATATCGATATTCCATCCATCGTCCGTTCCACTTTAACGGATATCGGCTACAACAAATCGGATTATGGAATTGACGGGACCCATGCGGCCGTCATCACCGCGATCGAGGAACAGTCGCCCGACATTGCGCTCGGCGTCGATCAGGCGTTTGAAGCCAGACAAGGGGCCGAAACCGGGGACGACATAGAATCCATCGGCGCCGGGGATCAGGGAATGATGTTTGGATTCGCCTGCAGCGAAACGCCGGAGCTGATGCCCCTGCCCATTTCCCTTGCGCATAAGCTTGCAAAGCAGCTTGCCTCCGTGCGCAAAACAGGAGTCATCCCTTATCTGCGCCCGGACGGCAAAACGCAGGTGACGGTGGAATATGAAGGGGACCGCCCCGTACGCGTCGATACGATTGTCATTTCGGCACAGCACGACCCGCAGGCCACTCTTGCGCAGATCAAAGACGACCTGATGGAGCATGTGGTCAGGACTGTTGTGCCCGGTGAGCTGCTTGACGCAAAAACAAAGTATTTTATCAATCCCACCGGCCGGTTTGTGCTCGGCGGGCCGGCTGTGGATTCCGGATTGACCGGCCGCAAGATCATCGTCGATACTTACGGCGGATACGCGCGCCATGGCGGCGGCGCGTTTTCGGGAAAGGACCCCACGAAGGTTGACCGCTCCGCCGCGTATGCCGCCCGCTATATCGCCAAAAATATTGTCGCGGCCGGGCTTGCGGACAAATGCGAGCTGGAAATCGCCTATGCCATCGGCGTGGCAAGGCCCGTGTCGGTTCTTGTCAATACGTTCGGCACCAATAAGATCGACGAGCAGAAGATCGAACGTCTGGTGGTCGAAAACTTTGATCTCCGCCCAGCCGCCATCATCAAACGTCTTGACCTGCGCCGGCCGATTTACCGCAGCCTTGCGGCTTATGGACATATGGGGCGCGAAGATCTGGGCGTCAGCTTCGAAAAGACAGATGCCGCGGACCTGTTGAAGCGGGGAATCTGA
- the ssuB gene encoding aliphatic sulfonate ABC transporter (ATP-binding protein) (Evidence 2a : Function from experimental evidences in other organisms; PubMedId : 9782504, 11390694, 16513748, 16885442; Product type t : transporter), translating into MNPVLEIDGVRKTFPLAKGKLEVLGGVSQKIEAGSFISIVGASGCGKSTLLRIISGLETATEGQVRFHGKPVTEPTIEIGMIFQESRLFPWLTVKENIRFGIFKPSPRDDELVREHMELVGLSDFADALPKQISGGMQQRVSIARTLINCPEILLLDEPFGALDALTRIQMQNEILRIWQAQKATMLLVTHDVDEAIFLSDRIIVLSNRPGRVKKCIPVNLSRPRDRNSASFIAVRREIYQEFFQDSDLEVEYYI; encoded by the coding sequence ATGAATCCGGTTTTGGAAATAGACGGGGTGCGGAAGACCTTTCCCCTTGCGAAGGGAAAGCTGGAGGTTCTGGGCGGCGTCTCCCAGAAGATCGAGGCGGGCAGTTTTATCAGCATCGTGGGCGCCAGCGGCTGCGGCAAAAGCACGCTCCTCCGAATCATATCCGGGCTGGAAACGGCCACCGAGGGGCAGGTGCGGTTCCACGGGAAACCGGTGACGGAGCCCACGATCGAGATCGGCATGATCTTTCAGGAATCCCGGCTGTTCCCATGGCTCACGGTGAAGGAGAACATCCGCTTCGGGATTTTCAAGCCCTCCCCCCGGGACGACGAGCTGGTCCGCGAGCACATGGAGCTTGTGGGGCTATCGGACTTTGCCGACGCGCTGCCGAAACAGATCTCCGGCGGCATGCAGCAGCGCGTGAGCATCGCGCGCACGCTGATCAACTGCCCGGAGATCCTGCTTCTGGATGAACCTTTCGGCGCGCTGGACGCGCTGACCCGCATCCAGATGCAGAATGAGATTCTTCGCATCTGGCAGGCCCAAAAGGCCACGATGCTTCTGGTCACCCACGACGTGGACGAGGCGATTTTTCTCAGCGACCGGATCATCGTCCTGTCGAACCGGCCGGGCAGGGTGAAAAAGTGCATCCCGGTCAACCTCTCCCGCCCCCGGGACCGCAACAGCGCCAGCTTTATCGCGGTGCGGCGTGAGATCTATCAGGAGTTCTTCCAGGACTCCGACCTGGAAGTTGAATATTATATTTAA